One window of Neisseria subflava genomic DNA carries:
- the ilvD gene encoding dihydroxy-acid dehydratase has protein sequence MPEYRSKTSTHGRNMAGARALWRATGVMETDFGKPIIAIANSFTQFVPGHVHLHNMGQLVAREIEKAGGIAKEFNTIAIDDGIAMGHSGMLYSLPSRDLIADSIEYMVNAHCADALVCISNCDKITPGMLIAAMRLNIPTIFVSGGPMEAGKVIGVANIQPERRLDLIDAMIESADDNISDKQVEEVEQNACPTCGSCSGMFTANSMNCLTEALGLSLPGNGSYLATHAGRKELFLEAGRMIVEITKRYYEQDDETVLPRSIATKKAFENAMTMDIAMGGSTNTILHLLAVANEAGVDFKMADIDRLSRVVPCICKTAPNNHDYYMEDVHRAGGIFAILKELDKAGKLHTDVYTIHAPTLKDAIEKWDVTNPENTHAIERFKAAPGGVRTTQAFSQNRMWKTLDLDREKGCIRDVEHAYSQDGGLAVLFGNIAERGCVVKTAGVDESILKFTGRARVFESQEDAVEGILGNQIVAGDIVIIRYEGPKGGPGMQEMLYPTSYLKSKGLGKECALLTDGRFSGGTSGLSIGHASPEAAEGGAIGLVHEGDTIEIDIPNRSIHLVISDEELAARRAEMEARGSKAWKPENRDRYVSAALRAYGAMATSADKGAVRDVSQIER, from the coding sequence ATGCCTGAATACCGCTCCAAAACCTCTACCCACGGCCGCAATATGGCAGGCGCGCGCGCATTGTGGCGTGCAACCGGCGTCATGGAAACCGACTTCGGCAAACCGATTATCGCCATTGCCAACTCCTTCACCCAATTCGTCCCAGGCCATGTGCACCTGCACAACATGGGTCAACTGGTTGCCCGTGAAATCGAAAAAGCCGGCGGCATTGCCAAAGAATTCAACACCATCGCCATTGACGACGGTATCGCCATGGGCCACAGCGGTATGCTCTACTCCCTGCCCAGCCGCGACCTGATTGCCGACTCCATCGAATACATGGTCAACGCCCACTGCGCCGACGCGCTGGTGTGCATTTCCAACTGCGACAAAATCACCCCGGGCATGCTGATTGCCGCCATGCGCCTGAACATTCCGACCATCTTCGTTTCCGGCGGCCCGATGGAAGCCGGTAAAGTTATCGGCGTGGCCAATATTCAGCCCGAACGCCGTTTGGACTTGATTGACGCCATGATCGAATCGGCAGACGACAATATCAGCGACAAACAAGTCGAAGAAGTCGAACAAAACGCCTGCCCGACTTGCGGCTCCTGCTCCGGCATGTTTACCGCCAACTCCATGAACTGTCTGACCGAAGCACTCGGCCTTTCCCTGCCGGGCAACGGTTCATACTTGGCGACCCACGCAGGCCGCAAAGAATTGTTCCTCGAAGCCGGCCGCATGATTGTCGAAATCACCAAACGCTACTACGAGCAGGACGACGAAACCGTATTGCCGCGCAGCATTGCCACTAAAAAAGCGTTTGAAAACGCCATGACCATGGACATCGCCATGGGCGGCTCTACCAATACCATTTTGCACCTGTTGGCCGTTGCCAACGAAGCCGGTGTCGATTTCAAAATGGCCGACATCGACCGCCTGAGTCGCGTTGTACCTTGTATCTGCAAAACCGCGCCAAACAACCACGATTACTACATGGAAGACGTGCATCGCGCCGGCGGTATCTTCGCCATCCTGAAAGAATTGGACAAAGCAGGCAAACTGCACACCGACGTGTACACCATTCACGCGCCGACCCTGAAAGACGCGATTGAAAAATGGGACGTAACCAACCCTGAAAACACCCATGCCATCGAGCGTTTCAAAGCCGCTCCCGGCGGCGTGCGCACTACTCAGGCGTTCTCACAAAACCGTATGTGGAAAACCCTCGACCTCGACCGCGAAAAAGGTTGTATCCGCGATGTCGAACATGCCTACTCGCAAGACGGCGGTTTGGCAGTATTGTTCGGTAATATCGCCGAACGCGGTTGCGTGGTGAAAACCGCAGGCGTGGACGAGAGCATCCTCAAATTTACCGGCCGCGCCCGCGTGTTTGAAAGCCAAGAAGACGCAGTCGAAGGCATTTTGGGCAACCAAATCGTAGCTGGCGACATCGTCATCATCCGCTACGAAGGCCCTAAAGGCGGCCCGGGCATGCAAGAAATGCTGTACCCGACTTCCTACCTGAAATCCAAAGGTTTGGGCAAAGAATGCGCCCTTCTGACCGACGGCCGTTTCTCCGGCGGTACTTCCGGCCTGTCCATCGGCCACGCTTCGCCTGAAGCGGCAGAAGGCGGCGCCATTGGTTTGGTACACGAAGGCGACACCATCGAAATCGACATTCCAAACCGCAGCATCCACCTTGTCATTTCCGATGAAGAGCTTGCCGCACGCCGTGCCGAAATGGAAGCACGCGGCAGCAAAGCGTGGAAACCGGAAAACCGCGACCGCTACGTCTCCGCTGCCCTGCGTGCCTACGGCGCGATGGCGACTTCCGCCGACAAAGGCGCAGTACGCGACGTATCGCAAATCGAACGTTAA
- a CDS encoding YceI family protein has product MKKIMFALCSAMLASAASAAVYKVDEFHANARFAIDHFNTSTNVGGIYGLTGNLEFDRAKRQGSVDIVLPLSKLQTGSDRFTQHLKSADIFNADKYPEIRFVSTKFNFNGKKLLSVDGNLTMNGKTAPVKLKADKFNCYQSPMAKAEACGGDFSTTIDRTKWGLDYLVSAGMSKKVNINIQIEAVKQ; this is encoded by the coding sequence ATGAAAAAAATCATGTTTGCATTGTGTTCGGCCATGTTGGCTTCTGCTGCGTCTGCCGCTGTTTATAAAGTGGACGAATTTCATGCCAATGCCCGCTTTGCCATCGACCATTTCAACACCAGCACCAACGTCGGCGGTATTTATGGTTTGACCGGCAATTTGGAATTTGATCGTGCCAAACGCCAAGGCTCAGTCGATATCGTATTGCCTTTGTCCAAACTGCAAACCGGTTCAGATCGCTTTACTCAACATTTGAAATCTGCCGATATTTTCAATGCAGACAAATACCCTGAAATCCGTTTTGTATCCACCAAATTCAATTTCAACGGCAAAAAACTGCTTTCCGTTGACGGCAATCTGACCATGAACGGCAAAACTGCGCCGGTAAAACTCAAAGCCGACAAATTCAACTGCTACCAAAGCCCGATGGCAAAAGCAGAAGCGTGCGGCGGCGACTTCAGCACCACCATCGACCGTACCAAATGGGGCTTGGATTATTTGGTAAGTGCCGGTATGAGCAAAAAAGTTAACATCAATATCCAAATCGAAGCAGTAAAACAATAA
- a CDS encoding MBL fold metallo-hydrolase, with translation MTAESLTAKRSSPPKKGRVAAIFGDTKACPHAVRAAQNADVLAHEATFAANDEETAERVFHSTVSDAAKLALQANVKQLYLTHISARHTEEEQRLMLEQQAQTIFPASKVVGDFDVFNI, from the coding sequence ATGACGGCAGAATCATTGACGGCAAAGCGTTCCTCCCCGCCTAAAAAAGGACGGGTAGCGGCTATCTTCGGCGATACCAAAGCCTGTCCTCATGCAGTGCGCGCCGCACAAAACGCAGACGTTTTGGCGCATGAAGCAACCTTTGCGGCAAACGATGAAGAGACAGCGGAACGAGTATTCCATTCGACCGTATCCGATGCTGCCAAGCTGGCTTTGCAAGCCAATGTGAAACAACTCTACCTGACCCACATCAGCGCACGTCATACCGAAGAAGAGCAACGCCTGATGCTGGAGCAGCAGGCACAAACTATATTTCCCGCGTCGAAAGTGGTTGGCGATTTCGACGTATTCAATATCTGA
- a CDS encoding methyltransferase — MQLFPALEQRYSHEHQSAGEAQRLAQEIAFAPIVFQVSRLMVKFGILDLLNDHPDGLTQAEIAEKAQISNYAAQVLLEASLSIGTVLTRDNRYFISKAGWFVLKDKMARVNMDFTQEICYQGMFDLEKTLQTGKPEGLKVFGDWPTIYEGLSSLPSIAQEKWFAFDHYYSDNSFAEALNTVFAKPVKKLLDVGGNTGRWAEQCVNHNAEVEVTIMDLPQQIGLMREATKGKNGADRIHAHPANLLDPEIPFPTGFDAIWMSQFLDCFTEEQATSILQRAAASMSENTSLYIMEPFWDRQRYETAAYCLTMTSLYFTAMANGNSKIFHSEDLIRCVGKAGLKVAEISDGIGRGHSILRCVKAV; from the coding sequence ATGCAACTCTTCCCTGCCCTAGAACAACGCTATTCCCACGAACACCAGTCTGCAGGCGAGGCTCAACGTCTGGCTCAAGAAATCGCTTTTGCACCGATTGTGTTCCAAGTTTCCCGCCTGATGGTGAAATTTGGCATTCTGGACTTGCTGAACGACCATCCAGACGGCCTCACTCAAGCCGAAATCGCAGAAAAAGCGCAAATCAGCAACTACGCGGCACAAGTCCTGCTGGAAGCTTCACTGTCTATCGGCACTGTCTTGACTCGCGACAACCGCTATTTCATCAGCAAGGCCGGTTGGTTTGTCCTCAAAGACAAAATGGCCCGCGTCAACATGGATTTCACGCAGGAAATCTGCTACCAAGGCATGTTTGATTTGGAGAAAACCCTGCAAACCGGCAAGCCCGAAGGCCTGAAAGTATTCGGCGACTGGCCGACCATTTACGAAGGCTTGTCTTCATTGCCAAGCATCGCGCAGGAAAAATGGTTTGCATTCGACCATTATTATTCCGATAACTCCTTCGCCGAAGCACTGAACACCGTGTTCGCCAAACCGGTTAAAAAACTGCTCGATGTCGGCGGCAATACCGGCCGCTGGGCGGAGCAATGCGTCAACCACAATGCCGAAGTCGAAGTAACCATCATGGATCTGCCGCAACAAATCGGCTTGATGCGTGAAGCGACCAAAGGCAAAAACGGTGCGGACCGTATCCACGCCCATCCGGCCAACCTGCTTGATCCTGAGATTCCGTTCCCAACCGGTTTTGACGCGATTTGGATGAGCCAATTCCTAGACTGTTTTACCGAAGAACAAGCCACCAGCATTCTTCAACGCGCCGCTGCTTCTATGAGCGAAAACACCAGCCTCTACATTATGGAGCCTTTCTGGGACAGACAACGCTACGAAACCGCCGCCTACTGCCTGACCATGACCAGCCTGTATTTCACTGCCATGGCCAACGGCAACAGCAAAATCTTCCACTCTGAAGACCTGATCCGTTGCGTTGGAAAAGCCGGATTGAAAGTAGCGGAAATTTCAGACGGCATCGGCCGCGGCCACAGCATCTTGCGCTGCGTTAAGGCTGTCTGA
- a CDS encoding NAD(P)H-hydrate dehydratase, with the protein MQPIYTLPESLQAFQTALAFPDVFRPRAQKSHKGTYGTLAIIGGATGMSGAVVLAATAAMYQGCGKVWAGFNQATLPFAIIPERPEIMLATAAQLMERNDVSARVIGCGFGLDGLSEQLLLQILSTHHDQPLLLDADALTLLARSSELAERLKSYKHIVLTPHPAEAARLLGTDTQSVQVDRRKAVTEISQKYGATVVLKGHHTLVATADGIVYTNTSGNAGLATAGSGDVLSGIIGSLLAQGIPVFQAACAGVWLHGAAADVIKHSSQIETGMLAGEIAPAARWLRNILSKE; encoded by the coding sequence ATGCAGCCCATCTACACGCTTCCCGAATCGCTTCAAGCTTTTCAGACGGCCTTAGCATTTCCCGACGTATTCCGCCCCCGCGCCCAAAAATCACACAAAGGCACATACGGCACGCTTGCCATTATCGGCGGCGCAACGGGAATGAGCGGCGCGGTGGTTCTGGCAGCCACAGCCGCGATGTATCAAGGATGCGGCAAGGTTTGGGCAGGTTTCAACCAAGCCACTCTGCCTTTTGCCATTATTCCGGAACGCCCTGAAATCATGCTCGCCACTGCGGCCCAACTGATGGAGCGCAACGATGTCAGCGCGCGGGTAATCGGCTGCGGCTTTGGCTTGGACGGATTATCAGAGCAGCTTCTGCTCCAAATCCTGTCGACACACCATGACCAGCCTTTATTGCTCGATGCAGATGCTTTGACACTGCTCGCCCGTTCTTCCGAATTGGCCGAACGCCTCAAATCGTACAAACATATCGTCCTGACACCTCATCCGGCAGAAGCTGCACGCCTACTCGGTACCGATACCCAATCAGTTCAAGTCGACAGACGAAAAGCCGTAACCGAAATCAGCCAAAAATATGGCGCGACTGTCGTATTGAAAGGCCATCATACATTGGTGGCCACGGCAGACGGCATAGTCTATACCAACACCAGCGGCAATGCCGGTTTGGCCACCGCCGGCAGCGGCGATGTCTTGAGCGGCATTATCGGCAGCCTGCTGGCACAAGGCATTCCAGTATTCCAAGCCGCCTGCGCAGGCGTATGGCTGCACGGAGCGGCAGCCGATGTCATCAAACACAGCAGCCAAATCGAAACCGGTATGCTCGCCGGAGAAATCGCACCTGCCGCCCGATGGCTGCGCAATATTTTATCAAAAGAGTAA
- a CDS encoding cytochrome b/b6 domain-containing protein — MKQKIKVWDAPTRLFHWLLVLLMGFMWYSATQGGDMLVWHLRGGLLMLALVVFRLCWGIWGSDTAKFSQFVRPFSEIRRYTQGQMSENELVGHNPLGALMVIALLAALVFQTATGLFAADENTFTNSGFLNHLVSEHAGTLARKIHVNFFNALAVLAGVHIAAVLLYRFVKKQDLITPMMSGFKTIDAKQPKLARVGQLLAALVVAIALVYAVWMLRG; from the coding sequence ATGAAGCAAAAAATAAAAGTTTGGGACGCACCTACGCGCCTGTTCCATTGGCTCTTGGTGTTATTAATGGGATTTATGTGGTACAGCGCAACCCAAGGCGGCGATATGCTGGTATGGCACTTGCGCGGCGGCTTGTTGATGCTGGCGTTGGTGGTTTTCCGCTTGTGCTGGGGGATATGGGGCAGCGATACGGCAAAATTCAGCCAATTTGTGCGTCCGTTTTCCGAAATCCGCCGCTACACGCAAGGCCAAATGTCTGAAAACGAATTGGTCGGCCACAATCCTTTGGGCGCGCTGATGGTCATCGCTTTATTGGCTGCCTTGGTTTTTCAGACGGCCACAGGCTTATTTGCCGCTGATGAAAATACGTTTACCAATTCCGGCTTTTTGAATCATTTGGTCAGCGAACACGCCGGTACGCTGGCGCGAAAAATCCATGTCAATTTCTTTAATGCTTTAGCTGTTTTGGCGGGCGTACATATCGCGGCTGTTTTGCTGTATCGCTTTGTGAAAAAACAGGATTTGATTACGCCGATGATGAGCGGCTTTAAAACCATCGATGCCAAGCAGCCTAAGTTGGCCAGAGTGGGACAACTGCTTGCCGCTTTGGTGGTGGCGATTGCGTTAGTGTACGCAGTATGGATGTTGCGCGGCTGA
- a CDS encoding CAP domain-containing protein produces MKHILYWLGGFAVALGIFQYYETHRYSEDQLIYAQPPQNRTAVADFDALAYLNFLRASANLPALAHSATLERAARNHARYLLQNPDDGHDEHNTRNPFYTGPRPSDRTRKAGYAYKGVHENVSTGQHPPNEKINDHLPAQHQLDNLMTAIYHRFSLLDQNIDEAGAAFESQGKQIALSINQGDSRFNSLCQKNRPLSDLSRSFYQDACHGHAIVYADEISNRKLRPYITYPQGNFASPVFHGERPDPMPHYEMTGNPVSIAFSEQSPPVKMRSFKLYQDTKEIKDVKILDKDNDPNRLLTDRQFALFPLQPLEYDTDYRAVFQYRQNGKNRTAEWTFSTQKPDYPYFIVKGGETLAIESGQKYFIHWQDFWCLKQCERYNYRMNRDTQLDIIERQAGGIIIRVNGSKGSSIRLMPEGEDRRAITLYLWK; encoded by the coding sequence ATGAAACACATTCTTTACTGGCTGGGCGGTTTTGCCGTCGCCCTCGGCATATTCCAATACTACGAAACCCATCGCTATTCCGAAGACCAGCTCATCTACGCCCAACCGCCGCAAAATCGTACCGCTGTTGCCGATTTTGACGCCTTGGCGTATTTAAACTTCCTCCGCGCCTCAGCCAATCTGCCCGCACTGGCGCACTCGGCCACACTCGAACGCGCCGCGCGCAATCATGCCCGCTATCTGCTGCAAAACCCTGACGACGGACATGACGAACACAATACACGCAATCCCTTTTATACAGGCCCACGCCCATCCGACCGCACGCGCAAAGCCGGTTATGCCTATAAAGGCGTACACGAAAACGTCAGCACCGGCCAACACCCGCCAAACGAAAAAATCAACGACCACCTACCTGCCCAACATCAGCTGGACAACCTGATGACGGCGATTTACCACCGTTTCTCCTTGCTCGATCAAAATATCGACGAGGCCGGTGCGGCGTTTGAATCTCAAGGCAAACAAATCGCGTTGAGCATCAATCAGGGCGACAGCAGATTCAACAGCCTCTGCCAAAAAAACCGCCCATTATCCGACCTCAGCCGTTCGTTTTATCAAGATGCCTGTCATGGCCATGCCATTGTTTATGCGGATGAAATCTCCAACCGCAAACTCCGGCCTTACATTACCTATCCGCAAGGCAATTTCGCTTCGCCGGTTTTCCACGGCGAGCGTCCCGACCCTATGCCGCATTATGAAATGACCGGCAATCCGGTCAGCATCGCGTTCTCAGAACAATCGCCCCCGGTCAAAATGCGTTCGTTCAAACTGTATCAGGACACAAAAGAAATCAAAGACGTCAAAATCTTAGATAAAGATAATGACCCAAACCGCCTCCTGACCGACCGCCAATTCGCGCTGTTTCCTTTACAGCCTTTGGAATACGATACCGACTACCGTGCCGTGTTCCAATACCGTCAAAACGGAAAAAACAGAACGGCCGAATGGACATTCAGCACGCAAAAACCCGATTATCCTTATTTCATCGTCAAAGGCGGCGAAACGCTGGCCATCGAATCCGGACAAAAATATTTTATCCATTGGCAGGATTTTTGGTGCTTGAAGCAATGCGAACGCTACAACTACCGCATGAACCGCGACACCCAACTCGACATTATCGAGCGGCAGGCCGGCGGTATCATTATCCGTGTCAACGGAAGCAAAGGCAGCAGCATCCGCTTAATGCCCGAAGGCGAAGACAGGCGCGCCATTACACTTTATTTATGGAAATAA
- a CDS encoding gamma-butyrobetaine hydroxylase-like domain-containing protein has protein sequence MTQADKIPQEIRLQQERRVLTLVYVDGAKSLPAEYLRVYSPSAEVRGHGPGQDVLQTGKAEVSITDLDPVGQYALKITFSDGHDSGLYDWDYLYRLANNQDALWQDYLDRLEKAGASRTPSAEDLKPKRTHSCGSGGCGGKAV, from the coding sequence ATGACCCAAGCCGATAAAATCCCACAAGAAATCCGCCTCCAGCAAGAGCGGCGCGTACTGACTTTGGTCTATGTTGACGGTGCCAAAAGCCTTCCTGCCGAATACCTGCGCGTGTACTCACCCAGCGCGGAAGTGCGCGGACACGGTCCAGGTCAAGATGTTTTGCAAACAGGCAAAGCCGAAGTCAGTATTACCGATTTAGACCCCGTCGGCCAATACGCCTTGAAAATTACTTTTTCAGACGGCCACGACAGCGGCCTTTACGATTGGGACTATCTCTACCGACTAGCGAATAATCAAGATGCACTTTGGCAAGACTATCTCGACCGCCTCGAAAAAGCCGGCGCGTCCAGAACGCCAAGTGCCGAAGATTTGAAACCCAAACGCACACATTCCTGCGGTAGCGGCGGTTGCGGCGGAAAGGCCGTCTGA
- a CDS encoding bile acid:sodium symporter family protein, translating into MSTLNKISNFIGKTFSLWAALFAGIAFFAPDTFKWVGPYIPWLLGVIMFGMGLTLKPSDFDILFKHPKAVIIGVIAQFAIMPATAYLLAKLLNLPAEIAVGVILVGCCPGGTASNVMTYLARGNVALSVAVTSVSTLISPLLTPAIFLMLAGEMLEIQAGSMLMSIVKMVLFPIVLGLIVHKVLGNKTEKLTDALPLVSVAAIVLIIGAVVGASKGKIIESGLLIFAVVVLHNGIGYLLGFFAAKWTGLPYDAQKTLAIEVGMQNSGLGAALAAAHFAAAPVVAVPSALFSVWHNISGSLLATYWAAKADKNKES; encoded by the coding sequence ATGAGTACCCTCAATAAAATCAGCAACTTTATTGGAAAAACATTTTCCCTCTGGGCCGCGCTCTTTGCAGGCATCGCTTTTTTCGCTCCCGACACCTTCAAATGGGTCGGTCCTTACATTCCTTGGCTTCTGGGCGTCATCATGTTCGGCATGGGCTTGACCCTCAAACCCTCCGACTTTGACATTTTGTTCAAACATCCCAAAGCCGTCATCATCGGCGTGATTGCACAATTCGCCATCATGCCGGCAACCGCCTATCTGCTGGCCAAGCTGTTGAACCTGCCTGCCGAAATCGCAGTCGGTGTGATTTTGGTCGGCTGCTGCCCGGGCGGCACGGCTTCCAATGTAATGACTTATCTGGCGCGCGGCAATGTGGCTTTGTCGGTTGCCGTTACATCGGTTTCCACCCTGATTTCCCCATTGCTGACCCCCGCCATCTTTCTGATGCTTGCCGGTGAAATGCTGGAAATACAAGCGGGCAGTATGTTGATGTCCATCGTCAAAATGGTTTTGTTCCCCATCGTTTTGGGCTTGATTGTCCATAAAGTCTTGGGCAACAAAACTGAAAAACTGACCGACGCGCTGCCGCTGGTTTCCGTTGCCGCCATCGTGCTGATTATCGGCGCGGTTGTCGGTGCCAGCAAAGGCAAGATTATTGAAAGCGGCCTGCTGATTTTTGCCGTTGTCGTACTCCACAACGGCATCGGCTATCTGCTTGGCTTCTTTGCCGCCAAATGGACCGGCCTGCCTTATGATGCACAAAAAACGCTGGCCATCGAAGTCGGTATGCAAAACTCAGGCTTAGGCGCCGCCCTTGCCGCCGCACACTTTGCCGCCGCGCCGGTTGTTGCCGTTCCCAGCGCATTGTTCAGCGTGTGGCACAACATCTCCGGCTCGCTCCTGGCAACTTATTGGGCAGCCAAAGCCGATAAAAATAAAGAATCCTAA
- the ubiE gene encoding bifunctional demethylmenaquinone methyltransferase/2-methoxy-6-polyprenyl-1,4-benzoquinol methylase UbiE has translation MSDHKTHFGFSTVDEDEKAGKVAEVFHSVAKNYDIMNDVMSGGLHRVWKHFTINTARLKKGDKVLDIAGGTGDLSRGWAKRVGKEGEVWLTDINSSMLTVGRDRLLNEGMILPVSLADAEKLPFPDNYFNLVSVAFGLRNMTHKDAALKEMYRVLKPGGTLLVLEFSKVYKPLEGVYDLYSFKLLPIMGKLIAKDADSYQYLAESIRMHPDQETLKQMMLDAGFDSVDYHNMSAGIVALHKGVKF, from the coding sequence ATGAGCGACCACAAAACCCATTTCGGCTTCTCTACCGTTGACGAAGACGAAAAAGCAGGCAAAGTTGCCGAAGTCTTCCACTCCGTGGCAAAAAACTACGACATTATGAATGACGTAATGTCCGGTGGTCTGCACCGTGTTTGGAAACATTTCACCATCAATACAGCCCGCCTGAAAAAAGGCGACAAAGTATTGGACATCGCCGGCGGTACAGGTGATTTGTCCCGAGGCTGGGCAAAACGTGTGGGCAAAGAAGGCGAAGTTTGGCTGACAGACATCAACTCCTCCATGCTGACCGTCGGCCGCGACCGCCTGCTCAACGAAGGCATGATTCTGCCCGTATCGTTAGCAGACGCTGAAAAATTGCCGTTCCCCGACAACTATTTCAATCTGGTTTCCGTCGCATTCGGCCTGCGCAACATGACGCACAAAGATGCCGCGCTGAAAGAAATGTACCGTGTATTGAAACCGGGCGGCACCCTGCTGGTATTGGAATTTTCCAAAGTGTACAAACCTTTGGAAGGCGTGTACGACCTCTACTCTTTCAAACTGTTGCCGATTATGGGCAAACTGATTGCCAAAGATGCCGACAGCTACCAATACCTCGCCGAGTCCATCCGTATGCACCCCGACCAAGAAACCTTGAAACAAATGATGCTGGATGCAGGCTTCGACAGCGTGGATTACCACAATATGAGCGCAGGCATCGTCGCCCTGCATAAAGGCGTGAAATTCTAA